In one window of Tellurirhabdus rosea DNA:
- a CDS encoding dihydrodipicolinate synthase family protein, whose product MKTLPEGLWPVMLTPFTATNEVDLPGLERLTAMYLEAGSSGLFANCLSSEMYQLTEAERLLITRTVVNVCGEAAPVVATGTFSRDTSANVAFIKRLYDTGVQAVILITGMLVEPDESEEILKERLEQILEQTDGIPLGVYECPMPYKRLLSPALMKWMAATGRFVYHKDTSCNSPAMVRKAEAVKGSRFGLYNADTTTALDSLEAGFRGISPISANFYPEPYSFLLREYRTHGRTESLNRLHALLTMMDRVTHNFYPYAAKVFLQRRGLKIETNTRIPAEALPNADQLRLSALMESFRAVADLYSIPLIL is encoded by the coding sequence GTGAAAACTTTACCGGAAGGACTATGGCCCGTCATGCTCACGCCGTTTACCGCGACCAATGAGGTTGACCTGCCGGGGCTGGAAAGGCTGACGGCGATGTATCTGGAAGCCGGGTCCAGCGGCCTTTTTGCCAACTGCCTGTCCAGCGAAATGTACCAACTGACGGAGGCGGAACGACTGCTGATCACCCGGACCGTGGTCAACGTCTGCGGCGAGGCGGCCCCGGTCGTCGCGACGGGCACGTTCAGCCGGGATACCTCGGCCAACGTGGCGTTCATCAAGCGTCTGTACGATACGGGAGTGCAGGCCGTCATTCTGATTACCGGCATGCTGGTCGAGCCGGACGAAAGCGAGGAGATACTGAAAGAACGGCTGGAGCAGATTCTGGAACAGACGGACGGTATTCCGCTGGGTGTTTACGAATGCCCGATGCCTTACAAACGCCTGCTCAGCCCGGCGCTGATGAAGTGGATGGCCGCCACGGGCCGGTTCGTTTACCACAAAGACACCAGCTGCAACTCGCCCGCGATGGTCCGGAAGGCGGAAGCCGTCAAAGGCAGCCGCTTTGGGCTTTACAACGCCGATACCACCACGGCGCTGGATTCGCTGGAGGCGGGCTTTCGGGGTATTTCGCCGATTTCGGCCAACTTTTATCCCGAGCCGTACAGTTTTCTGCTCCGGGAATACCGGACCCACGGCCGTACCGAGTCTCTCAATCGCCTGCACGCCCTGCTGACGATGATGGACCGGGTGACGCACAATTTTTACCCCTATGCGGCCAAGGTTTTTCTGCAGCGGCGAGGGCTGAAAATCGAAACCAACACCCGTATTCCGGCCGAGGCCCTGCCCAATGCCGACCAGCTCCGGCTGTCCGCCCTGATGGAGTCGTTCCGGGCGGTGGCCGATCTGTATTCCATTCCCCTGATTCTGTAG
- a CDS encoding sodium:solute symporter — protein sequence MRTLPILDLFVIILYLVAMVAVGAWFSRKNKNADQFTTASGRIPGWAIGLSIYATFLSSNTFLGVPGKAFGSNWNSFVFSLSMPLAAWVATRFFIPFYRQTGEVSAYTHLEHRFGPWARTYAVVCFLLTQLARMGSIFFGIALSLQALTGYPMATIMVIVGTCIILYTVMGGMEAVIWTEVVQGVIKTAGAFIILWLVVDGMSGGVDRIVAIGRTDNKFSLGSFAPDFTQATFWVILLYGFFMNLNNFGMDQNYVQRYHTTTSKREAARSVWLCVYLYVPVSLVFFVIGSCLYAYYQTNPDLMDAVRMQVATERLPNGSPAAIRQLAATLQPADVGDKVMPHFMVTRVPAGLVGLIVAAILSAAMSTISSGMNASATVFSLDIYQRYINPALSEKKALRLLYLATTFFGLLGMLTGIAMIGVKSVLDVWWLLSGIFAGGMLGLFLLGIISRTTRNAEALTATLIGILVIVWMTFSAQLPEEYAFLRNPLHQNMIMVVGTLTIFLIGVLLTRLRRPKPAPVETVA from the coding sequence ATGAGAACGCTGCCTATTCTTGATCTCTTCGTCATTATCCTGTACCTGGTGGCCATGGTCGCCGTGGGCGCCTGGTTTTCCCGGAAAAACAAAAATGCAGACCAGTTTACGACGGCCTCGGGCCGGATTCCGGGCTGGGCCATCGGCCTGTCGATCTACGCCACGTTTCTGAGCAGCAACACCTTTCTGGGCGTACCGGGCAAGGCGTTCGGCAGCAACTGGAACTCGTTTGTCTTCAGCCTGTCGATGCCTCTGGCGGCCTGGGTTGCTACCCGGTTTTTTATTCCGTTCTACCGCCAGACGGGCGAAGTGTCGGCCTACACCCACCTCGAACACCGCTTTGGTCCGTGGGCGCGAACCTACGCCGTGGTTTGTTTTCTGCTGACGCAACTGGCCCGGATGGGGTCGATCTTCTTTGGCATTGCGCTGAGCCTTCAGGCCCTGACGGGCTACCCGATGGCGACCATCATGGTGATCGTGGGGACCTGCATCATTCTGTATACCGTCATGGGCGGCATGGAGGCCGTCATCTGGACCGAAGTGGTTCAGGGAGTCATCAAGACCGCCGGCGCGTTCATCATTCTCTGGCTCGTGGTCGACGGAATGTCGGGCGGGGTGGACCGGATTGTCGCCATCGGCCGGACCGACAACAAATTCAGTCTGGGCAGTTTTGCGCCCGACTTCACCCAGGCCACGTTCTGGGTCATTCTGCTGTACGGGTTTTTCATGAATCTGAACAACTTCGGCATGGACCAGAATTACGTGCAGCGCTACCATACCACGACCTCCAAGCGGGAGGCAGCCCGTTCGGTCTGGCTTTGCGTGTACCTGTACGTGCCTGTTTCGCTGGTGTTTTTCGTGATCGGCTCCTGTCTGTACGCCTATTACCAGACCAATCCCGACCTAATGGACGCGGTACGGATGCAGGTCGCCACGGAGCGACTGCCGAACGGGTCGCCGGCCGCCATCCGGCAACTGGCCGCTACCCTGCAACCGGCCGACGTCGGCGACAAGGTCATGCCGCATTTCATGGTGACGCGGGTTCCGGCGGGTCTGGTCGGGCTGATTGTGGCGGCCATTCTGTCGGCGGCGATGAGCACCATCAGTTCGGGCATGAACGCCTCGGCGACAGTGTTTTCGCTGGATATTTACCAGCGGTACATCAATCCGGCGCTTTCGGAGAAAAAGGCCTTGCGGCTTCTGTACCTCGCCACCACCTTTTTCGGCCTGCTGGGGATGCTGACCGGCATTGCCATGATCGGGGTCAAAAGCGTGCTGGATGTCTGGTGGCTGCTGTCGGGCATTTTTGCCGGAGGCATGCTGGGGCTGTTTTTACTCGGCATCATTTCCCGAACCACCCGGAATGCCGAAGCCCTGACGGCCACCCTGATCGGCATTCTGGTCATCGTCTGGATGACTTTTTCGGCGCAATTGCCCGAGGAGTACGCCTTTCTGCGCAACCCGCTGCACCAGAACATGATTATGGTCGTGGGCACGCTGACAATTTTTCTGATCGGTGTTTTGCTGACCCGTCTCCGTCGTCCGAAACCGGCGCCGGTCGAAACGGTCGCCTGA
- a CDS encoding DoxX family membrane protein, translated as MNRASYLLLRLTVALSMFGHGLVRLPKLDKFSAGMVKNFEKSMLPEVLVTPFSYALPFAELLCGVLLLLGLFTRLGLYLGGAIMLTLVLGSCLIEQWDALPSQMIHVAFFAVLLHFLPSNSFALDNARGRRDH; from the coding sequence ATGAACAGAGCGAGTTATTTGTTGCTGCGCCTTACGGTGGCCCTCAGCATGTTTGGTCACGGTTTGGTCCGGCTGCCCAAGCTGGACAAGTTCAGCGCCGGGATGGTGAAGAACTTCGAGAAGTCGATGCTGCCGGAGGTGCTGGTAACGCCCTTTAGCTACGCGTTGCCATTTGCCGAACTGCTTTGCGGGGTGTTGCTCCTGTTGGGACTTTTTACGCGGCTGGGGCTGTATCTGGGCGGGGCCATCATGCTGACGCTTGTTCTGGGCAGTTGCCTGATCGAGCAGTGGGACGCGCTTCCATCCCAGATGATTCATGTGGCCTTTTTCGCGGTCCTCCTGCATTTCCTCCCCAGCAACTCCTTTGCTTTGGACAACGCAAGAGGGCGCCGGGACCATTGA
- a CDS encoding SDR family NAD(P)-dependent oxidoreductase: protein MDLQLKDKTAFVSGSTAGIGLAIVEVLLREGATVILNGRTPEAVEQAVEGLRAANPAAWVSGIAADFGRAEDVARLMEALPEVDILVNNVGIFEPKPFSEIPDEDWFRFFEVNVMSGVRLSRHLLPKMLSRNWGRIIFISSESAIFIPDEMIHYGMTKTAQLAISRGLAELTKGTAVTVNAVLPGPTKSRGVGDFIESLARQEQVEVEEMEKIFFQNFRPSSLIQRFASPEEIAHTVAYLVSPLASATNGAAIRAEGGLVRSIL, encoded by the coding sequence ATGGATTTACAATTAAAGGACAAGACCGCCTTTGTCAGTGGCTCGACGGCCGGAATTGGGCTGGCCATCGTCGAAGTGCTGCTGCGGGAAGGCGCGACCGTAATCCTCAATGGCCGTACGCCGGAAGCCGTCGAGCAGGCGGTGGAAGGTCTCAGAGCGGCCAATCCGGCGGCCTGGGTTTCTGGTATTGCCGCGGACTTTGGCCGGGCAGAAGACGTAGCCCGCCTGATGGAAGCGCTGCCGGAGGTGGATATTCTGGTCAACAACGTGGGCATTTTCGAGCCCAAACCGTTTTCGGAAATCCCGGACGAGGACTGGTTCCGTTTCTTTGAAGTCAATGTCATGAGCGGCGTGCGTTTGTCGAGGCACCTGCTGCCGAAAATGCTTTCCCGGAACTGGGGTCGGATCATTTTTATCTCCAGCGAGTCAGCCATTTTTATTCCCGATGAGATGATCCATTACGGAATGACCAAAACGGCGCAACTGGCCATCAGCCGGGGACTGGCTGAGCTGACGAAAGGCACCGCCGTGACGGTCAACGCCGTGCTGCCCGGCCCGACCAAAAGCCGGGGCGTGGGGGATTTCATCGAAAGTCTGGCCCGACAGGAGCAGGTAGAGGTTGAGGAAATGGAGAAGATTTTCTTCCAGAATTTCCGGCCGAGTTCCCTGATTCAGCGGTTTGCCAGCCCGGAGGAAATTGCCCATACGGTTGCCTATCTGGTAAGTCCGCTGGCTTCGGCGACCAACGGGGCGGCCATCCGTGCAGAAGGAGGGCTGGTCCGCTCGATTTTATAG
- a CDS encoding DUF349 domain-containing protein, giving the protein MASEEQEITERDDLTQEPAAPVELEMEEVVEASEPTDYSQYTKQDFVELLDKQLASLKSESATAPDYRRADEVLKEVRPLFDQIKSSERNAALQKYIEDTGEEEGFEYKASEDILRFDSLYKQIKDTKNQYFQQLEKAKDNNFAAKTELLRRLRELVEADENNAGDPKTSWTEFKAIQDEWKAAGNVPSPHNATLWATYHALVDRYYSNRNIYFELKELDRKKNQTLKTELCERVETLVASTEGKPVTKGLIDEANALFEEYKHVGPAPKAEQEVLWQRFKKSLDTLYDRRREQNEEMKKEGAQLYEQKSKLYEELVPFTSFSSSSINDWNDKTREVMALQERWNALKGPMPREEGKELSKKFWAALKTFFHHKGEFFKQLEAKREQNLRLKTELCEQVEAILESGEEGQDVTQRVIELQRQWKTVGQVPEKFKDSIFERFKAACDAFFNKKRAKNQEVEKEFEENLARKTALIERIEAAATGDNPDLSQLNVFKQEWSSIGFVPKKDMQSIQKRYINAINALVGASGKLSPKEKERLTMENEAEMIRESGPPRDAQKKEGDIRRKMTALENDIAVYRNNIEFFARSKGADKLRAEIDRKIEAAEKQLGDLKRQLKALREAR; this is encoded by the coding sequence ATGGCGAGCGAAGAACAAGAAATCACCGAGCGTGATGACCTGACACAGGAACCTGCAGCACCCGTTGAACTGGAAATGGAAGAAGTGGTGGAGGCTTCTGAACCCACGGATTACTCCCAGTACACGAAGCAGGATTTTGTGGAACTGCTGGACAAACAATTGGCGTCTCTGAAATCAGAATCGGCCACCGCCCCGGATTACCGGCGGGCTGACGAGGTTCTCAAAGAAGTGCGTCCGCTGTTCGATCAGATCAAATCCTCGGAGCGGAACGCTGCCCTTCAGAAGTACATTGAAGACACCGGCGAAGAAGAAGGATTTGAATACAAGGCGAGTGAAGACATTCTGCGTTTCGACAGTCTTTACAAGCAGATCAAAGATACCAAAAATCAGTATTTCCAGCAGTTGGAAAAGGCCAAGGATAACAACTTTGCCGCCAAGACCGAACTGCTCCGCCGCCTGCGTGAACTGGTTGAAGCTGACGAGAATAACGCCGGTGACCCCAAGACAAGCTGGACGGAATTCAAGGCCATTCAGGACGAATGGAAGGCCGCCGGTAACGTGCCGTCCCCGCATAACGCGACGCTCTGGGCTACCTACCACGCCCTGGTGGACCGTTATTACAGCAACCGGAACATCTATTTCGAACTGAAGGAACTGGATCGTAAAAAGAACCAGACCCTGAAGACCGAACTGTGCGAGCGCGTGGAAACCCTCGTGGCCTCGACGGAAGGCAAGCCGGTAACCAAAGGTCTTATCGATGAAGCCAACGCGCTTTTCGAAGAATACAAGCACGTCGGACCGGCACCCAAAGCCGAGCAGGAAGTCCTGTGGCAGCGTTTCAAGAAGTCGCTGGACACCCTTTACGATCGCCGCCGGGAGCAGAACGAGGAGATGAAGAAAGAAGGCGCCCAGTTGTACGAACAGAAATCAAAACTGTACGAAGAACTGGTGCCGTTTACGTCGTTCAGCTCCAGCAGCATCAACGACTGGAACGACAAAACCCGCGAGGTAATGGCCCTGCAGGAGCGCTGGAATGCCCTGAAAGGACCGATGCCCCGCGAGGAAGGCAAAGAGCTCAGCAAAAAGTTCTGGGCGGCCCTGAAAACGTTCTTCCACCACAAAGGCGAATTCTTCAAGCAACTGGAGGCCAAGCGCGAACAGAACCTTCGCCTGAAAACCGAACTCTGCGAGCAGGTGGAAGCCATCCTGGAAAGCGGCGAGGAAGGCCAGGACGTTACGCAGCGGGTTATTGAGCTGCAACGGCAATGGAAAACCGTCGGTCAGGTTCCGGAGAAATTCAAGGATTCCATTTTTGAACGCTTCAAAGCCGCCTGTGACGCTTTCTTCAACAAGAAGCGGGCGAAGAATCAGGAAGTAGAGAAAGAGTTTGAGGAAAATCTGGCGCGCAAAACGGCCCTGATCGAACGCATCGAAGCGGCCGCCACGGGCGACAATCCGGACCTTTCGCAACTGAACGTCTTCAAGCAGGAATGGTCGTCGATTGGCTTTGTGCCGAAGAAGGACATGCAGTCGATTCAGAAGCGCTATATCAACGCCATTAACGCCCTCGTCGGGGCCAGCGGCAAGCTGTCGCCGAAGGAGAAAGAGCGTCTGACGATGGAGAACGAAGCCGAAATGATTCGGGAGTCGGGCCCGCCGCGGGACGCCCAGAAGAAAGAAGGCGATATCCGCCGGAAGATGACGGCGCTGGAAAACGACATTGCCGTTTACCGCAACAACATCGAGTTCTTCGCCCGGTCGAAAGGAGCCGACAAGCTGCGCGCCGAAATCGACCGTAAGATTGAAGCCGCCGAGAAGCAGCTTGGCGATCTGAAGCGCCAGTTGAAAGCCCTGCGCGAAGCGAGATAA
- the pdxH gene encoding pyridoxamine 5'-phosphate oxidase — protein sequence MSLSLADIRKEYTLNGLDVKDVLADPFRQFQRWFDEALQAGVAEPNAMHLSTVGEDGRPSGRIVLVKGVDQRGFSFYTNYLSRKGTELAAHPVAALTFFWPELERQVRIEGKITRVSPDESDAYFQSRPRGSQLGAWISQQSSTIENREVLARRQQELENQFDGQTVPRPPHWGGYLVNPDYVEFWQGRPSRLHDRIVYRLAGGDDWRIERLSP from the coding sequence ATGTCCCTTTCATTAGCCGATATACGAAAAGAGTATACCCTTAACGGGTTAGATGTAAAAGATGTTTTAGCCGATCCGTTCCGCCAATTTCAGCGCTGGTTTGACGAAGCTTTGCAGGCCGGAGTTGCCGAACCCAACGCCATGCATTTGAGTACGGTCGGGGAGGATGGCCGCCCGTCGGGCCGGATTGTGCTGGTCAAAGGCGTCGACCAGCGGGGGTTCAGCTTCTATACCAATTACCTGAGCCGCAAAGGGACTGAGCTGGCGGCCCACCCGGTGGCAGCCCTGACGTTCTTCTGGCCGGAACTGGAACGGCAGGTGCGGATTGAAGGAAAAATTACCAGGGTAAGCCCGGACGAATCGGACGCCTATTTCCAGAGCCGTCCGCGCGGAAGCCAGCTGGGCGCCTGGATTTCGCAGCAAAGCAGCACCATCGAAAACCGGGAGGTGCTCGCCCGGCGCCAGCAGGAACTGGAGAATCAGTTCGACGGCCAGACGGTGCCGCGCCCGCCGCACTGGGGCGGTTATCTGGTCAACCCGGACTATGTAGAATTCTGGCAGGGTCGCCCCAGCCGCCTGCACGACCGCATCGTGTACCGCCTGGCGGGAGGGGACGACTGGCGGATAGAGCGGCTTTCGCCGTAG